The following proteins are co-located in the Streptomyces kaniharaensis genome:
- a CDS encoding AAA family ATPase has protein sequence MTDAAPTHPLAEILGGKPPRRDTHEGWQYYCRSRRSFVPAPRLSLDQWQAMSDRDKALHNLHRTATHVNMPLQETPMAKRVASLVDRRIRGNAMRLTSATWPGVMVFGLGYQGKTETVCDIAAEFEVTFREAGHQINPHAMPGTRALHAPVVYVQTPVTATPKSTCQAILDFFGAHTKGLTLPQLVQQVAASLDGHGVRALILDDITRLRMHRADDQDVLDLIRAFMSMNVTLVLIGADIPGSGLLRKAKWDSRARQWVFPPSASTHVHGLEVTQTERRFDLVELGTFECTTSEGIEAFLDHLAGLEDGLRLFKAWPGMLTGGTMPEYLRRRTNGVIGLLARLIEDGAMEAMASGKEYLDEELLDTITISLDALGRDPGAGEIPIVPDLSSSKAKKPPTRRQKRPRNTVFDDLGPRAAAGGA, from the coding sequence ATGACCGATGCCGCACCGACCCACCCGCTCGCCGAGATCCTCGGCGGCAAGCCTCCCCGCCGGGACACCCACGAGGGCTGGCAGTACTACTGCCGGTCCCGCCGGTCCTTCGTCCCGGCGCCCCGGCTGTCCCTGGACCAGTGGCAGGCGATGAGCGATCGCGACAAAGCGCTCCACAACCTGCACCGCACGGCGACGCACGTCAACATGCCGCTGCAGGAGACACCGATGGCAAAGAGGGTCGCCTCTCTCGTCGACCGGCGCATCCGGGGCAACGCCATGCGGCTCACGTCCGCGACCTGGCCTGGGGTGATGGTCTTCGGCCTCGGTTACCAGGGAAAGACCGAGACCGTCTGCGACATCGCCGCCGAGTTCGAGGTCACCTTCCGGGAAGCGGGCCACCAGATCAATCCGCACGCGATGCCCGGAACGCGAGCGCTTCACGCCCCTGTCGTCTATGTCCAGACGCCGGTCACCGCGACGCCGAAGAGCACCTGCCAGGCGATCCTCGACTTCTTCGGCGCCCACACGAAGGGCCTGACCCTTCCCCAGCTCGTCCAGCAGGTCGCGGCCTCGCTCGACGGCCATGGGGTCCGCGCGTTGATTCTGGACGACATCACGAGACTCCGCATGCACCGGGCCGACGACCAGGACGTCCTCGATCTGATCCGGGCGTTCATGAGCATGAACGTCACCCTCGTCCTGATCGGCGCCGACATCCCCGGTTCCGGCCTGCTGCGGAAGGCGAAGTGGGACTCCCGGGCCCGCCAGTGGGTGTTCCCGCCCTCGGCGAGCACCCACGTCCACGGCCTGGAGGTGACCCAGACCGAGCGCCGTTTCGACCTCGTCGAACTCGGGACCTTCGAATGCACCACCTCGGAAGGCATCGAGGCCTTCCTGGACCACCTGGCCGGCCTGGAAGACGGCCTGCGGCTGTTCAAGGCCTGGCCAGGAATGCTCACCGGGGGCACCATGCCCGAATACCTGAGGCGCCGCACCAACGGTGTCATCGGCCTGCTCGCGCGCCTGATTGAGGACGGCGCCATGGAGGCCATGGCCAGCGGGAAGGAGTACCTCGACGAGGAGCTTCTCGACACGATCACCATCAGCCTCGACGCACTGGGCCGCGATCCCGGAGCCGGGGAGATCCCCATCGTTCCGGACCTCTCCTCTTCCAAGGCGAAGAAGCCTCCGACCCGACGGCAGAAGCGCCCGCGCAACACCGTCTTCGACGACCTCGGCCCCAGGGCAGCCGCGGGCGGGGCCTGA
- a CDS encoding TniQ family protein, which translates to MVPGRDAHPPLPRSLAPLPGEGLPGFVLRLAHHLDLTPTQVVRRTGLAFEDRGQAPLRHLFMLEANVRAAFARSTRLTEDESDQLTLRPWSSHYPPVADVLVWPGQAPRPRTVTTEWMLLSSSRYCPDCLAGDGSRIQQLHGGPWKLSWRLPVIFACLEHNRMLVDTCPRCRRPAQAGSWAKSPQLVPLPGLGHLHPARCRNRVSAGPQGTVCGHPLDDLAASPATQLAPDLADLQRRLQTMLEPGHYPSTAISRFSDLRVAVALITAARQPPDPAGPPSGAISQLMDEYRRGVHGPWPGQTQPRWGALPTASTASAEVLSLADRLVRLPRTAFRAEIHNLAGRAPRYDASAWSQTWDILRTRCSPLFRHDVEQCCQKIFVPTHISHTGPLVIPVRERGYLPEHIPQRPPGSWLTVLAENGAPPGHLRKPVQFRRVVAVQLVQAAAGCSVDAAAELLGIPHSWDRSGPGALMRQNLHPSQNSAHPLLSADIAEAFEALTQHIAREPVNYYQRRQNLAFWHLGHSDWDTITQQLGRMLGQGPRTSSHELLRECASAYVWAAVTGSEWQLAPSFRAPLSAFNRRVGPGTPELRILHHIHHATDHRLRTVLDDRVRALIGSADRQPGDYSP; encoded by the coding sequence ATGGTTCCTGGCCGTGACGCACACCCTCCGCTGCCAAGGAGCCTGGCCCCGCTGCCCGGCGAGGGCTTGCCCGGATTCGTCCTGAGACTCGCCCATCACCTCGATCTGACCCCGACCCAGGTGGTCAGGCGAACGGGGCTCGCATTCGAGGACCGGGGCCAGGCCCCGCTCCGGCACCTGTTCATGCTCGAAGCGAACGTCCGGGCAGCGTTCGCCCGCTCGACCCGGCTGACCGAGGACGAGTCCGACCAGCTGACCCTCCGCCCCTGGAGCAGCCACTACCCTCCGGTCGCCGACGTCCTGGTCTGGCCCGGACAAGCACCACGACCCCGAACGGTGACCACCGAGTGGATGCTGCTGTCGTCCAGCCGCTACTGCCCGGACTGCCTCGCCGGCGACGGGAGCCGGATCCAGCAACTGCACGGCGGACCCTGGAAATTGTCCTGGCGCCTGCCCGTGATCTTCGCCTGTCTGGAACACAACCGCATGCTCGTCGACACCTGCCCACGCTGTCGGCGGCCGGCCCAGGCCGGATCATGGGCAAAGAGCCCCCAGCTTGTTCCCCTCCCGGGCCTCGGCCACCTTCACCCCGCACGCTGCCGCAACCGGGTCTCAGCCGGGCCTCAGGGCACGGTCTGCGGCCACCCGCTGGACGATCTCGCGGCCAGCCCCGCAACACAGCTCGCTCCGGACCTCGCTGACCTTCAACGCAGGCTCCAGACGATGCTGGAACCCGGCCACTACCCCTCGACGGCAATCTCGCGCTTCTCGGACCTTCGAGTCGCTGTCGCTCTCATCACCGCGGCCCGGCAGCCGCCAGACCCAGCCGGGCCACCCAGCGGCGCCATCTCGCAGCTCATGGACGAGTACAGACGCGGTGTTCACGGGCCCTGGCCCGGACAGACACAGCCACGCTGGGGCGCTCTGCCCACCGCCAGCACGGCCTCCGCAGAAGTGCTCAGCCTCGCCGACCGGCTCGTCCGCCTGCCGAGAACTGCGTTCCGGGCCGAAATCCACAACCTCGCAGGACGCGCCCCGCGCTACGACGCATCCGCCTGGAGCCAGACCTGGGACATCCTGAGGACCAGGTGTTCACCGCTCTTCAGGCACGACGTCGAGCAGTGCTGCCAAAAGATCTTCGTGCCTACGCATATCTCGCACACCGGCCCGCTAGTCATCCCGGTGCGCGAACGCGGCTACCTGCCTGAGCACATCCCTCAGCGTCCCCCGGGCAGTTGGCTCACCGTCCTGGCAGAGAACGGGGCACCTCCAGGGCACCTGCGAAAGCCCGTCCAGTTCCGCCGAGTCGTGGCAGTCCAACTGGTCCAGGCCGCTGCGGGCTGTTCCGTCGACGCAGCAGCCGAGCTGCTGGGCATTCCCCATAGCTGGGACCGCTCAGGCCCCGGCGCGCTCATGCGTCAGAACCTCCATCCGAGCCAGAACAGCGCCCATCCGCTGTTGAGCGCGGATATCGCCGAGGCCTTCGAGGCCCTCACCCAGCACATCGCCCGAGAACCCGTCAACTACTACCAGCGCCGCCAGAACCTCGCCTTCTGGCACCTTGGGCACTCCGATTGGGACACCATCACCCAACAGCTAGGCCGGATGCTCGGTCAAGGCCCGCGGACAAGCTCCCACGAGCTACTCCGGGAGTGCGCCTCCGCTTACGTCTGGGCCGCCGTCACCGGCAGCGAATGGCAGCTCGCACCCTCGTTCCGAGCGCCGCTGTCCGCCTTCAACCGCCGAGTTGGGCCCGGGACACCCGAGCTCCGGATTCTGCACCACATCCATCACGCCACAGACCACAGGCTACGGACGGTCCTCGACGACCGGGTCCGGGCCCTGATCGGCAGCGCAGATCGCCAACCAGGTGACTACTCTCCGTGA
- a CDS encoding alpha/beta hydrolase, protein MTRNAVAKPEQRVGALLLNPGGPGGSGVETVKGDPKRFDGPLHDHFDLVGFDPRGVAGTSPLKCLDEQARDTWVTTDEPGADHGRQLADACQAKYAKVLPFVSTHNTARDMDVLRAALGDERLNYLGFSYGTYLGSLYAEEFPDRVGRLVLDGATSPSTSLVQHNIEQQAGFERALKAFAADCVTKDPCPLDKDADRAPQKLADFLDGLKEKPLTTGKGRKLTATAAWTGVLSRLYGGEKAWAGLRNSLGWAMVRGKGDYLLDVADGATDAPADEQLQAALADLTAKAPLVSKHDPLAALFDPDCRIWPFRSTEKPHAIKSTATAPIVVVGTTGDPATPYAWAEKLTAELGNAVLLTREGEGHTAYGASKCIRGSVDAFLVSGTVPAAGTHCLTD, encoded by the coding sequence GTGACCCGCAACGCGGTCGCCAAACCGGAGCAGCGGGTCGGCGCGCTGCTCCTCAATCCGGGCGGCCCGGGCGGCTCCGGCGTCGAGACGGTCAAGGGCGACCCAAAGCGCTTCGACGGTCCGCTGCACGACCACTTCGACCTGGTCGGCTTCGACCCGCGCGGCGTCGCCGGCACCAGCCCGCTCAAGTGCCTCGACGAACAGGCCCGGGACACCTGGGTCACCACCGACGAGCCCGGCGCCGACCACGGCCGGCAGCTCGCCGACGCCTGCCAGGCCAAGTACGCCAAGGTGCTGCCCTTCGTCAGCACCCACAACACCGCCCGCGACATGGACGTGCTGCGCGCCGCCCTCGGCGACGAGCGGCTCAACTACCTCGGCTTCTCCTACGGCACCTACCTCGGCTCGCTCTACGCCGAGGAGTTCCCGGACCGCGTCGGCCGGCTCGTCCTCGACGGCGCCACCTCGCCCTCCACCTCCCTGGTGCAGCACAACATCGAGCAGCAGGCCGGGTTCGAGCGGGCGCTGAAGGCCTTCGCCGCCGACTGCGTCACCAAGGACCCGTGCCCGCTCGACAAGGACGCCGACCGGGCCCCGCAGAAGCTCGCCGACTTCCTCGACGGGCTGAAGGAGAAGCCGCTCACGACCGGGAAGGGCCGCAAGCTCACCGCCACCGCGGCCTGGACCGGCGTGCTCAGCCGGCTGTACGGCGGCGAGAAGGCCTGGGCTGGCCTGCGCAACTCGCTCGGCTGGGCCATGGTGCGCGGCAAGGGCGACTACCTGCTCGACGTCGCCGACGGCGCCACCGACGCCCCGGCCGACGAGCAGCTCCAGGCCGCGCTCGCCGACCTCACCGCCAAGGCCCCGCTGGTCAGCAAGCACGACCCGCTGGCGGCGCTGTTCGACCCGGACTGCCGGATCTGGCCGTTCCGCTCCACCGAGAAGCCGCACGCGATCAAGTCGACCGCCACCGCGCCCATCGTGGTCGTCGGCACCACCGGCGACCCGGCCACGCCGTACGCCTGGGCCGAGAAGCTCACCGCCGAGCTCGGCAACGCCGTCCTGCTCACCCGCGAGGGCGAGGGGCACACGGCGTACGGGGCGAGCAAGTGCATCCGTGGCTCAGTCGACGCCTTCCTGGTCAGCGGCACCGTGCCGGCTGCCGGGACGCACTGCCTAACCGACTGA
- a CDS encoding DUF6183 family protein — protein MAKTIKQLVEGLAGQDAVGDVCRLLDEHLERGDTAYLAEFGAALHTRYGSGRAGAEHQYLFDRILWDVVTTPGPENVGYALWLGLATRSRSGRPVRRAAAVLAAHQPLAALAGVFAGDRASETAPEELRACLVHELVLRGAPIAERPEVVAWAAASPYWAGHPLAWLPWTLAPLEGVPSLPHYSRGGAAYGVGYGLPEGERLTGGGAAPVVRRGAEEPGLGAAVERWAGRFNGRVETAVFHAAEPVGPEAVPAVLAALSLDCLAGSDPLMVVPGTAAQAWRQLFGAASIGGGREDEWWYGAYGRLAAWRSLAALAGAAEDASPEEVQRRAEGCAWYCFAAATDDWFNLDTMDLGLAVLDTDRRRLAVLAATDYDGG, from the coding sequence ATGGCGAAGACGATCAAGCAGCTCGTGGAGGGCCTGGCCGGGCAGGACGCCGTGGGGGACGTCTGCCGGCTCCTCGACGAGCACCTGGAACGCGGCGACACGGCCTACCTGGCGGAGTTCGGCGCCGCGCTGCACACCCGCTACGGCTCCGGCCGGGCGGGCGCCGAGCACCAGTACCTGTTCGACCGGATCCTCTGGGACGTGGTCACCACGCCCGGGCCGGAGAACGTCGGGTACGCGCTGTGGCTGGGCCTGGCCACCCGCTCGCGCAGCGGACGGCCCGTCCGCCGCGCAGCCGCCGTCCTGGCCGCCCATCAGCCGCTCGCCGCCCTGGCAGGGGTGTTCGCGGGCGACCGCGCGTCCGAGACCGCGCCCGAGGAACTGCGGGCCTGCCTGGTCCACGAGCTGGTCCTGCGGGGCGCGCCGATCGCCGAGCGGCCCGAGGTGGTGGCCTGGGCGGCGGCCTCCCCGTACTGGGCCGGGCATCCGCTGGCCTGGCTGCCCTGGACGCTCGCCCCGTTGGAGGGCGTGCCGAGCCTGCCGCACTACTCGCGGGGCGGCGCGGCGTACGGCGTCGGGTACGGGCTGCCGGAGGGCGAGCGCCTGACGGGCGGCGGCGCCGCGCCGGTGGTACGGCGGGGCGCGGAGGAGCCCGGGCTGGGCGCCGCCGTGGAACGGTGGGCCGGCCGGTTCAACGGGCGGGTGGAGACGGCGGTCTTCCACGCGGCGGAGCCGGTCGGGCCCGAAGCCGTACCGGCGGTGCTGGCCGCGCTGTCGCTGGACTGCCTGGCGGGCTCCGATCCCCTCATGGTCGTCCCCGGTACGGCGGCGCAGGCGTGGCGGCAGCTCTTCGGCGCGGCCTCCATCGGCGGTGGGCGCGAGGACGAGTGGTGGTACGGCGCCTACGGCCGGCTGGCGGCCTGGCGCTCGCTGGCGGCACTCGCCGGCGCGGCCGAGGACGCGTCACCGGAGGAGGTGCAGCGACGGGCCGAGGGCTGCGCCTGGTACTGCTTCGCGGCGGCCACCGACGACTGGTTCAACCTGGACACCATGGACCTCGGGCTGGCCGTGCTTGACACCGACCGCCGTCGGCTGGCGGTGCTGGCAGCCACCGACTATGACGGGGGCTGA
- a CDS encoding TetR/AcrR family transcriptional regulator — translation MATGTYGGRSAQERRAERRERFLAAGLELFGGSPGYRASSVTALCEAAWLSTRQFYEECRNLEDVLARLHLLVNDLTEQEVVRALAESAEAGFEQRIGAVLRAYVTAATRDRRRLRIAFVEIIGVSEALERQRLVRRARWVELILAEAGAAAARGEVAPRDYRIAATAFIGAVNGLLHDWTAGQFEATLDQVIDELAGLLLGVVRPGA, via the coding sequence GTGGCCACGGGAACGTACGGAGGCAGGTCCGCGCAGGAGCGCCGGGCCGAGCGCCGCGAGCGCTTCCTCGCGGCGGGGCTGGAGCTGTTCGGCGGCAGCCCCGGCTACCGAGCCTCCTCGGTGACCGCGCTCTGCGAGGCGGCCTGGCTCTCCACCCGCCAGTTCTACGAGGAGTGCCGCAACCTGGAGGACGTCCTCGCCCGGCTGCACCTGCTGGTCAACGACCTGACCGAGCAGGAGGTCGTCCGGGCCCTCGCCGAGAGCGCCGAGGCCGGGTTCGAGCAGCGCATCGGGGCGGTACTGCGCGCCTACGTCACGGCCGCGACCCGGGACCGGCGCCGGCTGCGGATCGCCTTCGTGGAGATCATCGGCGTCAGCGAGGCGCTGGAGCGGCAGCGCCTCGTCCGGCGGGCGCGGTGGGTGGAGCTGATCCTCGCCGAGGCCGGGGCGGCCGCGGCCCGCGGGGAGGTCGCACCCCGGGACTACCGGATCGCCGCGACGGCGTTCATCGGCGCTGTCAACGGGCTGTTGCACGACTGGACGGCCGGACAGTTCGAGGCCACCCTCGACCAGGTGATCGACGAGCTGGCCGGGCTCCTGCTCGGGGTCGTACGACCCGGGGCCTGA
- a CDS encoding YncE family protein, producing MHRPGSRRRLGVRSLCTLAAALGLLVPAATATSHAAAPALREVMFVGNNWDGTADVIESSGALTKVGRINVIPDKDERLAEIYLNPVKLGFFLGIRLGPGEGHDQFVDDMYTTPDGTAVVVSRPSFADVVSLDLATGRINWRFPVAGYRADHMALSPDGTRVAVSASTANTVHLLDVRTGSELGSFRTGDKPHENIFTDGGRQLWNMSIGNVETALDAPWLDWTKGDRHITVVDAATLAPIREIDMRKRLDDAGLGGLSNAVRPAVFSPDGTRLYFQVSFFNGFLEYDVAADRITRVKTLPRNPATDEDRTSWPNDSRHHGLSISPAGDKLCVAGTVDDYATVVDRSTLHEGPRIPAAKPYWATVSGDGKACLISESGADQVTAIDFASGQRTASVAVGRHPQRVRLGHVPADWTGPTRS from the coding sequence ATGCACCGGCCAGGTTCCCGACGCCGCCTCGGCGTCCGATCCCTCTGCACCCTGGCGGCCGCCCTCGGCCTGCTCGTCCCGGCCGCCACCGCCACGAGCCACGCCGCCGCACCGGCCCTGCGGGAGGTGATGTTCGTGGGCAACAACTGGGACGGTACGGCCGACGTCATCGAGTCCTCCGGCGCCCTCACCAAGGTCGGACGGATCAACGTCATCCCCGACAAGGACGAACGCCTCGCCGAGATCTACCTCAACCCGGTCAAGCTCGGCTTCTTCCTCGGCATCCGGCTCGGCCCCGGCGAGGGCCACGACCAGTTCGTCGACGACATGTACACCACGCCGGACGGCACAGCCGTGGTCGTCTCCCGGCCGAGCTTCGCCGACGTCGTCTCCCTGGACCTCGCCACCGGCCGGATCAACTGGCGTTTCCCCGTCGCCGGTTACCGCGCCGACCACATGGCGCTCTCCCCCGACGGAACCCGGGTCGCGGTCTCCGCCTCCACCGCGAACACCGTCCACCTCCTGGACGTCCGGACGGGCTCCGAGCTCGGCTCCTTCCGCACCGGGGACAAGCCGCACGAGAACATCTTCACCGACGGCGGCCGGCAGCTCTGGAACATGTCCATCGGCAACGTCGAGACCGCCCTCGACGCTCCCTGGCTGGACTGGACGAAGGGCGACCGGCACATCACCGTGGTCGACGCCGCGACGCTCGCGCCGATCAGGGAGATCGACATGCGCAAGCGCCTGGACGACGCCGGCCTCGGCGGCCTCTCCAACGCAGTCCGCCCCGCCGTCTTCTCCCCCGACGGAACCCGGCTCTACTTCCAGGTCTCGTTCTTCAACGGCTTCCTCGAGTACGACGTCGCCGCCGACCGGATCACCCGGGTGAAGACCCTGCCGAGGAACCCGGCCACCGACGAGGACCGCACCAGCTGGCCCAACGACTCCCGCCACCACGGCCTGTCGATCAGCCCGGCCGGCGACAAGCTCTGCGTCGCCGGCACGGTCGACGACTACGCCACGGTGGTGGACCGTTCGACGCTCCACGAGGGCCCGCGGATCCCGGCCGCCAAGCCCTACTGGGCGACGGTCAGCGGGGACGGCAAGGCCTGCCTGATCTCGGAGAGCGGCGCCGACCAGGTCACCGCGATCGACTTCGCCAGCGGGCAGCGGACGGCCTCGGTCGCGGTCGGCCGCCACCCGCAGCGGGTCCGGCTCGGCCACGTCCCCGCGGACTGGACCGGACCGACCAGGAGCTGA
- a CDS encoding PI-PLC domain-containing protein, which produces MKMACPTALVPTIRVWLGAHPGAGPLVVKLELKGGFSANLGMGPDQLDRLIAAHLGAAVLRPVDLLAKPGGGSYGSVDEAVRAGNWPSRSALAGRVLLYAIPGTVEEGNPFDTLHTDVEYVRHLRDLAAAGRIKDAQLFPAVHGAVAGDARSRCSGADAGIWPWFVVFDDGAATYVNGIDTLWYDRSHYLLVMTDAHQVAPAISATDPTADQARALAEQLARAHASIVSSDWRNLAAVQSLVLSRG; this is translated from the coding sequence GTGAAGATGGCCTGCCCCACGGCCCTCGTTCCGACGATCCGGGTCTGGCTCGGCGCCCACCCGGGAGCCGGCCCGCTGGTGGTCAAGCTGGAGCTGAAGGGCGGCTTCTCCGCCAACCTCGGGATGGGCCCCGACCAGCTAGACCGGCTCATCGCCGCCCACCTCGGCGCCGCCGTGCTGCGCCCGGTCGACCTGCTCGCCAAGCCCGGCGGCGGCTCGTACGGCAGCGTCGACGAGGCGGTGCGGGCGGGCAACTGGCCGAGCCGGTCGGCGCTCGCCGGGCGGGTGCTGCTGTACGCGATCCCGGGGACGGTCGAGGAGGGCAACCCCTTCGACACCCTGCACACCGACGTCGAGTACGTGCGGCACCTGCGCGACCTTGCCGCGGCCGGCCGCATCAAGGACGCCCAGCTGTTCCCCGCCGTGCACGGCGCGGTGGCGGGCGACGCGCGCAGCAGGTGCTCGGGCGCGGACGCCGGGATCTGGCCGTGGTTCGTGGTCTTCGACGACGGCGCCGCCACGTACGTCAACGGCATCGACACCTTGTGGTACGACCGCTCGCACTACCTGCTGGTGATGACGGACGCCCACCAGGTGGCGCCCGCGATCAGCGCCACGGACCCGACGGCCGACCAGGCCCGGGCGCTCGCCGAGCAGTTGGCGCGGGCGCACGCGAGCATCGTGTCGAGCGACTGGCGCAACCTGGCGGCGGTGCAGTCCCTGGTGCTGTCGCGCGGCTGA
- a CDS encoding transposase, whose product MVQNYYRNAASRLCWRTADDGGLPSSSSAIVSPYDTTARYVRHGHIIRWEGFAAHLTETCASDSVNVITDVPTTSAATNDAQALPGIHTRLARRGLLPAEHLVDGGYTSLVHLERAAREHQVTVSGPLPGNPTRQHRRSEGFDRDDFHIDFDRRQVTCPRGQVSAGWHGPYPTSSPTAAPLIVARFTKSQCQPCPDRPRCTSSRENARGLPPRELRELQIRVRTEQQTPAWKARYAVRYGVEGTINEFAHGHGMRRCRYRGQPKAHLQHVLTAIAVNVGGPDVAVRTGRPGELGGHQRGVAPRRPQERRRGRSPAAGLGQRPDRPLAETGSPPQSSGPGPQRTRATQRVDP is encoded by the coding sequence GTGGTCCAGAACTACTATCGCAACGCGGCAAGCCGCTTGTGCTGGCGCACCGCTGATGACGGCGGGCTGCCGTCCTCTTCCTCGGCGATCGTCTCTCCCTACGACACCACGGCGCGCTATGTCCGTCACGGGCACATCATCCGCTGGGAGGGATTCGCCGCCCATCTCACCGAGACGTGCGCCTCCGACAGCGTCAACGTGATCACGGACGTGCCCACCACCTCGGCCGCCACCAACGACGCTCAGGCCCTGCCCGGCATCCACACCCGGCTGGCGCGTCGTGGACTGCTGCCCGCCGAGCACCTGGTCGACGGTGGCTACACCTCCCTGGTCCACCTCGAACGAGCCGCCCGCGAACACCAGGTCACCGTCAGTGGGCCGCTGCCGGGCAACCCGACCCGCCAACACCGCCGGAGTGAAGGCTTCGACCGGGACGACTTCCACATCGACTTCGACCGCCGACAAGTTACCTGCCCCCGAGGCCAGGTCAGCGCGGGCTGGCACGGCCCCTACCCGACCTCCTCGCCCACCGCGGCACCGCTGATCGTGGCGCGGTTCACCAAGAGCCAGTGCCAACCGTGTCCGGACCGTCCCCGGTGCACCAGCTCCCGCGAGAACGCCCGGGGGCTTCCGCCACGAGAACTCCGCGAGCTGCAAATCCGCGTCCGCACCGAGCAGCAGACGCCCGCCTGGAAGGCCCGCTACGCGGTCCGCTACGGAGTGGAAGGCACCATTAACGAGTTCGCCCACGGACACGGCATGCGCCGCTGCCGCTACCGAGGACAGCCGAAAGCCCACCTGCAACACGTACTCACAGCCATCGCCGTGAACGTCGGGGGCCCGGACGTCGCCGTCCGCACCGGGCGGCCCGGCGAGCTCGGCGGGCACCAGCGCGGCGTCGCGCCACGTCGTCCCCAGGAACGGCGCCGCGGCCGGAGCCCGGCCGCCGGGCTCGGGCAGCGGCCGGATCGTCCGCTCGCTGAAACAGGTTCCCCGCCCCAGTCGTCCGGGCCGGGGCCCCAGCGCACCAGGGCGACCCAGCGGGTCGATCCCTGA
- a CDS encoding DIP1984 family protein, whose amino-acid sequence MKLAEALAQRAAAVRQVEQLRARVVGSARYQEGEEPAENAAEVLAQAGEVLDELERLIRQINRTNSTVLIEGGGTLTDALARRDVLRLRHSVTTAAADAASGRDQRGAVRQLRSELRILSALPVAELRAQADVLAKEIREVDTLIQRTNWEIDLIED is encoded by the coding sequence GTGAAACTGGCTGAAGCGCTCGCGCAGCGCGCGGCGGCGGTGCGGCAGGTGGAGCAGTTGCGGGCGCGCGTTGTCGGCAGTGCCCGCTACCAGGAGGGCGAGGAGCCGGCCGAGAACGCGGCGGAGGTCCTGGCCCAGGCCGGGGAGGTGCTGGATGAGCTGGAGAGGCTGATCCGTCAGATCAACCGGACCAACTCCACCGTGCTCATCGAGGGTGGCGGCACTCTTACCGACGCCCTCGCCCGCCGGGACGTCCTGCGGCTGCGCCACTCGGTGACCACCGCAGCCGCCGACGCCGCCTCCGGACGCGACCAGCGCGGAGCCGTACGACAGTTGCGGTCCGAACTCAGGATCCTCTCCGCGCTGCCGGTCGCCGAGCTCCGCGCCCAGGCGGACGTCCTGGCCAAGGAGATCCGCGAGGTGGATACCTTGATCCAGCGCACCAACTGGGAGATCGACCTGATCGAGGACTGA